In the Polyangiaceae bacterium genome, one interval contains:
- a CDS encoding membrane dipeptidase, producing MFSRRSLLAWAGAAAVSPASAEAAVPVVDLAVHLPTQVLRHHRGIALGSGQADAVRLRRGGAYGVVLVLERPPEAAVSLEAGYLHVFRALARAPYLRIPGCRRPGPGIRTWLKLNSAAELSSTKEIPLWVTRGVRMFGLSTRDGRLAGAAPAGLGLSPRGADMVRAIHDAGAVVDVSGSSQRAIDDVLGLASRAKAPVVATHTAAGALAEHAWNLSDTHLSAIGQSGGIVGIAFDPRMLHRGKRADLGDVVRHVRHAVGAAGVDHVGIGSGFEGGLRPPHELLNASRYPRLVGALQRQGMPLDAVRRVLGRNALRVLCY from the coding sequence ATGTTCTCACGACGTTCGCTGCTGGCCTGGGCCGGAGCGGCCGCGGTCAGTCCTGCATCTGCTGAAGCGGCTGTTCCGGTGGTCGACTTGGCTGTGCATCTGCCCACGCAAGTGCTTCGACATCATCGTGGCATTGCGCTCGGCAGCGGGCAGGCGGACGCGGTGCGATTGCGGCGTGGCGGAGCCTACGGCGTGGTGCTCGTGCTGGAGCGCCCGCCCGAAGCGGCCGTGAGCCTCGAAGCTGGCTACCTCCACGTGTTCCGAGCCCTGGCTCGAGCCCCGTATCTGCGTATTCCGGGGTGTCGCCGTCCGGGCCCCGGCATCCGTACGTGGTTGAAGCTGAACAGTGCCGCGGAGCTTTCTTCCACCAAGGAGATCCCCCTCTGGGTCACACGCGGCGTGCGCATGTTCGGGCTGTCGACTCGAGACGGTCGCTTGGCCGGGGCGGCTCCTGCGGGGCTCGGCTTGTCGCCCCGCGGCGCCGACATGGTGCGCGCCATCCATGATGCTGGCGCCGTTGTCGACGTCAGCGGCTCGAGCCAGCGCGCAATCGACGACGTCCTCGGTTTGGCAAGTCGCGCGAAGGCTCCCGTGGTCGCCACCCATACGGCTGCTGGAGCACTCGCCGAGCACGCCTGGAATCTCAGCGACACGCACCTTTCTGCCATCGGGCAAAGCGGGGGAATCGTGGGCATCGCCTTCGACCCACGCATGCTTCATCGTGGAAAGCGCGCCGATCTCGGTGACGTGGTGCGACACGTTCGGCATGCGGTGGGCGCAGCGGGCGTCGACCACGTCGGCATAGGGTCGGGGTTCGAAGGAGGACTTCGTCCCCCGCACGAACTGCTGAACGCGTCCCGCTATCCTCGATTGGTGGGCGCCCTGCAACGGCAGGGCATGCCCCTCGACGCCGTGCGGCGCGTCCTGGGCCGCAACGCATTGCGCGTGCTCTGCTATTGA
- a CDS encoding MYXO-CTERM sorting domain-containing protein, with the protein MRSTGRAPAALLATMMVWTVPAAADLPPPEGTKFVDYQFKLEGADAQKDWVVFAYPYSTSNGAPTREYTVVSDGKPVTVGRRSPSPKLYAMPRSAHETWAKGYDEEKDDNSAVLDALVKRPDVLECRGAPSPRYQLPKEDKRDSIVETLKVVKLGKDGCEVTTHLAAPDPAPSPAPAPAPTPTADPTPSPSDNPTSPTPKSGGCGSCGVGTSSNSPSAAWSALLLAGALLTRRRRR; encoded by the coding sequence ATGAGATCCACAGGGCGTGCGCCAGCGGCGCTACTTGCCACGATGATGGTCTGGACCGTGCCTGCGGCGGCTGACCTGCCTCCTCCCGAAGGCACCAAGTTCGTCGACTACCAGTTCAAGCTGGAAGGCGCCGACGCACAGAAGGACTGGGTGGTCTTCGCCTATCCCTACAGTACCTCCAACGGTGCACCCACACGCGAGTACACGGTTGTCAGCGATGGCAAGCCCGTGACTGTGGGCCGTCGCAGCCCGTCTCCCAAGCTGTACGCCATGCCACGCAGTGCCCATGAGACGTGGGCCAAGGGCTATGACGAAGAGAAGGACGACAACAGCGCGGTCCTCGATGCCTTGGTCAAGCGACCGGACGTCCTGGAGTGTCGAGGTGCACCCTCACCGCGCTACCAGCTCCCGAAAGAGGACAAGCGTGATTCGATCGTCGAAACGCTGAAGGTGGTGAAGCTCGGCAAGGACGGTTGCGAAGTCACCACCCACTTGGCGGCACCCGACCCCGCTCCGAGCCCCGCGCCTGCCCCGGCCCCCACCCCGACTGCGGATCCCACTCCCAGCCCGAGTGACAATCCGACTTCCCCAACCCCAAAGAGCGGAGGCTGCGGCAGCTGCGGCGTCGGAACCTCCTCGAACAGCCCGAGCGCCGCGTGGTCGGCGCTGCTGCTCGCCGGCGCATTGCTCACGCGCCGCCGCCGCCGCTGA
- a CDS encoding OmpA family protein yields MKRVLASLVALTTFGLTAEAAAQSEGFALNRFDPSERGSDWFSAESLDLRGHMRPALGAVFDYGYKPLVYYDRATDEEQLALVKHQLFAHLGGSLVLWERLRLGLNVPVVLVNDGGTLVVGGTRVSPDEGAGIGDVRVGADVRILGEYRKAFSLAAGLQLHLPTGKQEAFTGDGKVRVVPRLLAAGDIGPLAYAARASFNYRAQQDDFDGEAFGSEVGFGAALGVRLVDDKLLLGPELYGSTVVSDGGNGAFDRKTTPVEVVLGGHYNVADDWRVGLGAGPGLSRGYGSPQVRVLASIEWFPKVEEAKPEGPKDTDGDGIYDQDDACVTVPGVATEDPKTNGCPPPSDRDGDGILDEVDACPDVKGVATEDPKTNGCPPPNDRDGDGILDEVDACPDEKGVATEDPKTNGCPPPKDTDADGIVDPEDACPDLAGPPNEDPKKHGCPKAKVVGSKIEILERVEFDTNKATIRKESDPVLNAVLDILKRYPGIKKVSVEGHTDNRGGAGYNMNLSRRRAASVVKWLVDNGIDKGRLTSQGFGQTKPIDTNDTQEGRQNNRRVEFNITEGEARTETEVQNP; encoded by the coding sequence ATGAAACGCGTACTGGCTTCTCTCGTAGCTCTCACCACCTTTGGCCTCACAGCCGAGGCCGCTGCCCAATCCGAGGGCTTCGCACTGAATCGCTTCGACCCGTCCGAACGAGGGAGCGACTGGTTCTCCGCCGAGTCCCTGGATTTGCGTGGTCACATGCGCCCCGCCCTTGGAGCGGTGTTCGACTACGGCTACAAGCCCCTCGTCTACTACGATCGCGCGACCGACGAAGAGCAACTCGCATTGGTGAAGCACCAATTGTTCGCTCACCTCGGCGGCTCCCTGGTTCTGTGGGAGCGCTTGCGCCTCGGGCTGAACGTTCCCGTGGTGTTGGTGAACGACGGCGGCACCCTGGTCGTTGGAGGGACGCGAGTCTCACCGGACGAGGGCGCGGGCATTGGCGACGTGCGCGTCGGAGCGGACGTACGTATTCTGGGCGAGTATCGCAAGGCGTTCTCCCTGGCGGCCGGGCTGCAGTTGCACTTGCCCACGGGCAAGCAGGAGGCATTCACCGGTGACGGCAAAGTCCGCGTGGTGCCGCGGTTGCTGGCCGCTGGCGATATCGGTCCCTTGGCCTATGCCGCGCGCGCGTCCTTCAACTATCGCGCCCAACAGGATGACTTCGACGGCGAAGCTTTCGGCAGCGAGGTTGGCTTCGGAGCTGCCCTTGGCGTGCGGCTCGTCGACGACAAGTTGTTGCTGGGGCCCGAGCTGTACGGCTCCACGGTGGTGAGCGATGGCGGCAACGGCGCCTTCGACCGCAAGACCACGCCGGTGGAGGTGGTGCTCGGTGGCCACTACAACGTCGCTGACGACTGGCGGGTCGGCCTGGGGGCTGGACCCGGTCTCTCCCGTGGCTACGGCTCACCCCAAGTGCGCGTGCTGGCAAGCATCGAATGGTTCCCGAAGGTCGAGGAAGCAAAGCCCGAGGGACCGAAGGATACCGACGGCGACGGCATCTACGACCAGGACGACGCCTGCGTCACCGTGCCTGGCGTGGCGACGGAGGACCCGAAGACGAACGGCTGTCCGCCCCCGAGCGATCGCGATGGCGACGGTATTCTCGATGAGGTCGACGCTTGTCCCGACGTGAAGGGTGTGGCGACGGAGGACCCGAAGACGAACGGCTGTCCGCCCCCGAACGATCGCGATGGCGACGGTATCCTCGACGAGGTCGATGCCTGTCCCGACGAGAAGGGCGTGGCGACGGAAGACCCGAAGACCAACGGCTGTCCGCCACCGAAGGACACCGACGCTGACGGCATCGTCGACCCCGAGGACGCTTGTCCCGACTTGGCAGGTCCGCCGAACGAGGACCCCAAGAAGCACGGCTGCCCCAAGGCGAAGGTGGTGGGCTCGAAGATCGAAATCCTCGAGCGTGTCGAGTTCGACACGAACAAGGCGACGATCCGCAAGGAAAGCGACCCAGTACTCAACGCAGTGTTGGACATTCTCAAGCGCTACCCAGGCATCAAGAAGGTCAGCGTGGAAGGCCACACCGACAATCGCGGTGGCGCGGGTTACAACATGAACCTGTCGCGACGCCGCGCGGCGTCCGTCGTCAAGTGGCTCGTCGACAACGGCATCGACAAGGGACGCTTGACGTCTCAGGGCTTCGGTCAGACCAAGCCCATCGATACCAACGACACGCAGGAGGGTCGGCAGAACAACCGCCGCGTGGAGTTCAACATCACCGAGGGCGAAGCCCGCACCGAAACCGAAGTGCAGAACCCCTGA
- a CDS encoding DUF3344 domain-containing protein has product MAKGAIVKHSTTGSWILAFLTVTQLASSAPALRKQVDQRGDFLLIGNTLGHDCGAGTVAPVVGTVGNCGNNTADSSPDIFWRSQSPGAGQAQANNTITVAQARSTAMLTLPPGATVTYARLYWAGDRTGGADTTATLDRPGGFTQNLTADASFTLTDNTYQSTVDVTALIQAQGSGAYRISGVDTQDLVNLNQAVTFNAWWMVVFYEDFTQPPRNLALFDGLDLVNTATTQNATLSGFLVPNAGFTAKLGVITYEGDNQATGDELRFGPTAPLGAADRLSDAQNPLTNFFNSTRSNLGNPVSVVGDLPQLAGTPQSMSSFDMDIVDVTSRVSGGQTSAAIQANSNGDVYYLGAFITSISTFRPDFTGTEKLVQDLNGGAVLPGDVLEYTINVVNNGNDTSVNTVLADVIPAGVTFVPGSIQITSGANAGTKTDAAGDDQAEYAAGTSTVTVRLGVGANAAQGGTMPIGGTAVVKFRVTVNAGASGTINNQANITASGQLGAPSSNWPSDGNGAGSGTPPTPIVVDQCATDANCPAATPHCYTAPNPNRCVECFNATHCGGNTPLCNAATNKCQGCVGDFQCSGTTPACQPSGACGQCSATNTSQCTGTTPFCNTTTGTCFGCTSDAQCSGNTPACQPSGLCGQCSATNTSQCTGTTPACDTGTGTCVGCTSDAQCSNPTPKCDTTAKSCVQCLSNTDCSGLTPTCSNAKQCVCVATGAEVCGNGLDDDCNGTIDDGCKDTDGDGLSDDFETSIGTDPNDADSDDDGLLDGEEPKPGEDSDGDGLINALDPDSDNDGLFDGTEMGKDCTNAATDASAKACRADADAGATTTDPLNADSDGGGVSDGAEDANLNGAVDSGETDPVSGQGADDSTVVDSDKDGLSDALENFLGSNPNDADSDDDGLLDGDEPNPSHDTDGDGLINLLDVDSDNDALFDGTERGKNCDDPATNAAAGHCRADGDAGATMTSALLRDTDGGGVSDGSEDFNLDGVVDSGETDPTTGHGADDGGVVDSDGDGLSDGLEATLGTDPNDADSDDDGLLDGDEPNPSDDHDGDGKINALDEDSDGDGLFDGTEAGRDCSNAATDTSKNTCRADADPTTTTGVLQKDTDKGGVDDGEEDANKDGKVDAGETDPNDPSDDLCASDADCGTANDGLVCDDSTKHCVDGCRGVGDGAGCPSGQQCTSTDASIGQCVPTGTGGAAGSGGSAGSSGSGGSGGSSLSPEGLTLEGGGCGCSAPRSSTTPLAWLLAAGVAIGGAAARRRRRNR; this is encoded by the coding sequence ATGGCAAAAGGCGCGATCGTGAAGCACTCGACTACCGGTTCTTGGATCTTGGCTTTCCTGACGGTGACGCAGCTGGCGTCGTCCGCCCCAGCCCTGCGCAAGCAGGTCGACCAGCGCGGGGATTTCCTGCTGATCGGCAACACGTTGGGGCACGACTGCGGCGCGGGCACCGTCGCCCCCGTCGTGGGTACCGTCGGCAACTGCGGGAACAACACGGCGGACTCTTCGCCAGACATCTTCTGGCGCTCCCAGAGTCCTGGCGCGGGTCAGGCGCAAGCGAACAACACCATCACTGTCGCGCAAGCGCGAAGTACGGCGATGCTAACGCTGCCACCGGGTGCGACGGTCACCTACGCTCGGCTCTACTGGGCCGGTGACCGCACCGGCGGCGCCGACACGACTGCCACTTTGGATCGCCCTGGTGGCTTCACTCAGAACCTCACGGCAGACGCCAGCTTCACCCTGACGGACAACACCTATCAGTCCACTGTCGACGTGACCGCTTTGATTCAGGCACAGGGATCGGGCGCCTACCGCATCAGCGGAGTCGATACGCAGGACCTGGTGAACCTCAACCAGGCCGTCACCTTCAACGCCTGGTGGATGGTGGTGTTCTACGAAGACTTCACCCAGCCGCCGCGAAATCTCGCGCTGTTCGACGGTCTGGACTTGGTCAACACCGCCACGACCCAGAACGCGACCCTGAGCGGCTTCCTCGTACCGAACGCGGGCTTCACGGCAAAGCTCGGCGTCATCACCTACGAGGGCGACAACCAAGCAACCGGCGACGAACTCCGCTTCGGTCCGACCGCGCCCTTGGGCGCCGCAGACCGGCTTTCGGACGCGCAGAACCCACTGACGAACTTCTTCAACAGCACCCGAAGCAACCTGGGCAATCCTGTGAGCGTTGTCGGCGACCTGCCGCAGCTGGCGGGCACGCCCCAAAGCATGAGCAGCTTCGACATGGACATCGTGGACGTCACCTCCCGCGTCAGCGGCGGGCAGACCTCCGCGGCCATTCAGGCGAATAGCAACGGTGACGTCTACTACCTGGGGGCGTTCATCACCTCCATTTCCACGTTCCGTCCCGACTTCACGGGCACCGAGAAGCTCGTCCAAGACCTCAACGGTGGCGCGGTACTACCCGGTGATGTCCTGGAGTACACCATCAATGTCGTCAACAACGGCAACGACACTTCGGTGAACACCGTGCTCGCGGACGTGATTCCCGCGGGGGTCACTTTCGTTCCGGGCTCCATTCAGATCACCTCCGGTGCGAACGCCGGCACCAAAACCGACGCCGCCGGTGACGACCAAGCCGAATACGCCGCAGGGACCTCTACGGTCACCGTGCGCCTCGGCGTTGGGGCCAACGCCGCGCAAGGCGGCACGATGCCGATCGGTGGCACTGCGGTCGTGAAGTTCCGCGTGACCGTGAACGCCGGCGCGAGCGGCACCATCAACAATCAGGCGAACATCACAGCCAGCGGCCAGCTCGGCGCGCCTTCCAGCAATTGGCCCAGTGATGGCAACGGCGCCGGTAGCGGGACGCCGCCCACGCCCATCGTCGTGGACCAATGTGCCACCGACGCCAACTGCCCGGCCGCGACGCCACACTGCTACACGGCGCCAAACCCAAATCGTTGCGTCGAGTGCTTCAACGCCACGCACTGCGGAGGCAATACCCCGCTCTGCAACGCCGCAACCAACAAGTGCCAGGGCTGCGTGGGCGATTTTCAGTGTTCCGGAACCACTCCGGCTTGTCAGCCCAGCGGCGCCTGCGGGCAGTGCTCGGCGACGAACACCAGCCAGTGCACGGGCACGACGCCCTTCTGCAACACGACCACGGGCACGTGCTTTGGCTGCACCAGCGACGCGCAGTGCTCCGGGAACACGCCGGCCTGCCAGCCGAGCGGTCTGTGTGGGCAGTGCTCGGCGACGAACACCAGTCAGTGCACGGGCACGACCCCGGCCTGTGACACCGGAACGGGCACTTGCGTGGGCTGCACGTCGGATGCCCAGTGTTCGAACCCCACGCCCAAGTGCGACACCACCGCCAAGTCCTGCGTGCAGTGCTTGAGCAACACGGATTGCTCGGGCCTGACGCCGACCTGTAGCAACGCCAAGCAGTGCGTGTGTGTGGCCACGGGCGCCGAGGTCTGCGGCAACGGCCTGGACGACGATTGCAACGGTACCATCGACGATGGTTGCAAGGACACGGACGGCGACGGCCTCTCCGACGATTTCGAAACCAGCATCGGCACCGACCCCAACGACGCGGACAGTGATGACGACGGGCTACTCGACGGCGAAGAACCCAAGCCGGGCGAGGACAGCGATGGGGACGGGCTGATCAATGCCTTGGATCCGGACAGCGACAACGACGGCTTGTTCGACGGCACGGAGATGGGCAAGGACTGCACGAACGCTGCGACGGATGCCAGCGCCAAGGCCTGCCGTGCAGATGCTGACGCGGGTGCCACGACCACCGACCCCCTCAACGCTGACAGCGACGGCGGTGGCGTCAGCGACGGCGCCGAAGACGCCAACCTCAATGGCGCGGTCGACTCGGGCGAAACGGACCCGGTCAGTGGCCAGGGTGCCGACGATTCCACCGTGGTCGACAGCGACAAGGACGGACTCTCGGACGCGCTGGAGAACTTCCTGGGCTCCAACCCCAACGACGCGGATAGCGACGACGACGGTTTGCTCGACGGAGACGAGCCGAATCCCAGCCACGACACCGACGGTGATGGCCTGATCAATCTGCTCGACGTGGATAGCGACAACGACGCTCTCTTCGACGGCACCGAGCGCGGCAAGAACTGCGATGACCCGGCCACCAACGCTGCGGCGGGCCATTGCCGTGCAGACGGCGATGCCGGCGCCACCATGACCAGCGCGCTTCTGCGTGACACGGACGGCGGCGGCGTCAGCGATGGCTCCGAGGACTTCAACCTCGACGGCGTGGTCGATTCGGGCGAGACAGACCCGACCACGGGTCATGGTGCCGACGACGGTGGCGTCGTGGACAGCGACGGCGACGGTCTCTCCGACGGTTTGGAGGCCACCTTGGGCACCGACCCGAACGACGCGGACAGTGACGATGACGGCTTGCTCGACGGTGACGAGCCGAATCCCAGTGACGACCACGATGGCGACGGCAAGATCAACGCCCTCGACGAAGACAGCGATGGCGACGGCCTGTTCGACGGCACCGAAGCAGGTCGCGATTGCTCCAACGCAGCGACGGACACCAGCAAGAATACCTGTCGCGCCGACGCGGATCCCACGACCACCACTGGCGTGTTGCAGAAGGACACAGACAAGGGCGGCGTCGACGACGGTGAGGAAGACGCCAACAAGGACGGCAAAGTCGATGCGGGCGAGACCGATCCGAACGACCCGAGTGACGACCTCTGCGCCAGCGATGCAGACTGCGGCACCGCCAACGACGGGCTCGTGTGTGACGACTCGACCAAGCACTGCGTCGACGGCTGCCGCGGTGTGGGCGACGGAGCCGGCTGTCCCAGCGGGCAGCAGTGTACGAGCACTGACGCCAGCATTGGTCAGTGCGTCCCGACGGGAACCGGCGGTGCGGCCGGCAGCGGCGGCAGCGCTGGTAGCTCCGGCAGCGGCGGCAGCGGAGGCAGTTCGCTCTCGCCCGAGGGGCTGACCCTCGAAGGCGGTGGCTGTGGCTGCAGCGCGCCCCGGAGTTCGACCACGCCCCTGGCCTGGCTACTCGCTGCCGGGGTTGCCATCGGTGGAGCCGCTGCGCGCCGTCGCCGCCGCAACCGTTGA
- a CDS encoding DUF5050 domain-containing protein yields the protein MAARRASSLLLLSAAASALLLSRCREPTQIMLEVTTDASCVDVRGTSITVGSAAAVEQKSPAARTTHCSSGRVGSLAVVPSGDKDDEVAVRVVTGVGKSPEACIDDGYQGGCIVARRILRFLPHTPVELPVFMGIDCLDIPCGATQTCFKGQCVPAKVDCSGTRGCVPNVGDGGVNDAGQDSGGTGGAGGTDAAGGSSGSGGSGGSDAGDAAPDALVCSGTTADCNNSAADGCEVDLSSDGANCGTCGRDCVGGTCTAGACSPATLWTEAQATPTRLALDATHVYFVDFNNGAVRSVPKLGGPAVLLASGKNATRVAVDGSYVYFTNGSQAEINRVPTLGGTTELVATLPQVATGLTVDTTYVYSSETAATGRIHRIPEGGGVPTVLATSSWPIDLAVNSTHVYWPSYENNGALRRVPISGGSFETLDSNTDNGFAVALDATHVYWTVLGTGANKGEIRRLPLAGGTAEVLAVTQAGPRGIAVDATHVYWTNSDDGTVRRIAKDGSDNQVPATLSSGGIEPLGIAVDATAVYWADDKAHVLRRLTK from the coding sequence ATGGCCGCGCGTCGTGCTTCGTCCCTGTTGTTGTTGAGTGCGGCGGCTTCTGCGTTGCTGCTCAGTCGCTGCCGCGAGCCGACGCAGATCATGTTGGAAGTGACCACTGACGCCAGTTGCGTGGACGTGCGGGGCACCAGCATCACTGTGGGCAGCGCGGCTGCAGTGGAACAAAAGTCCCCAGCGGCCCGCACCACGCACTGCAGCAGCGGTCGCGTTGGGTCCCTCGCCGTCGTGCCCAGCGGCGACAAGGACGACGAAGTCGCCGTTCGCGTCGTGACAGGCGTGGGGAAGTCTCCCGAAGCTTGCATTGACGACGGCTACCAAGGCGGGTGCATCGTGGCCCGCCGCATCCTGCGATTCCTGCCCCACACGCCCGTGGAGTTACCCGTGTTCATGGGTATCGACTGCCTCGATATTCCCTGTGGAGCGACCCAAACCTGCTTCAAAGGCCAGTGCGTGCCAGCCAAGGTGGATTGCTCGGGCACGCGTGGATGCGTGCCCAACGTTGGCGACGGCGGCGTGAACGATGCCGGGCAGGATTCCGGCGGGACCGGTGGCGCGGGAGGAACCGATGCGGCTGGGGGCAGCAGCGGAAGTGGGGGCAGCGGCGGAAGCGATGCCGGGGATGCGGCTCCCGATGCGCTCGTGTGCTCGGGTACGACTGCGGACTGCAACAACAGCGCGGCGGACGGCTGCGAGGTCGATCTGAGTAGCGACGGTGCAAACTGCGGAACCTGCGGACGGGATTGCGTCGGCGGCACCTGCACCGCGGGAGCGTGCAGTCCCGCAACGCTTTGGACCGAGGCTCAAGCAACGCCCACGCGCCTCGCGTTGGACGCGACCCACGTCTATTTCGTCGACTTCAACAATGGTGCCGTCCGCAGCGTGCCGAAGCTGGGTGGTCCCGCAGTACTGTTGGCGAGCGGCAAGAATGCGACGCGGGTCGCCGTCGATGGCAGCTACGTGTATTTCACCAATGGTTCGCAGGCGGAGATCAACCGCGTTCCAACCCTTGGAGGAACCACTGAGCTGGTCGCAACCCTGCCTCAAGTTGCGACGGGGTTGACCGTCGACACGACCTACGTCTATTCGTCCGAGACCGCTGCCACGGGCCGGATTCACCGCATTCCCGAGGGCGGCGGCGTCCCCACGGTGCTGGCTACTTCATCGTGGCCCATCGATCTCGCGGTCAACAGCACGCACGTGTATTGGCCGTCCTACGAGAACAATGGAGCGCTGCGGCGCGTGCCTATCAGTGGTGGCAGCTTCGAGACCCTCGATAGCAACACCGACAACGGATTCGCGGTGGCACTGGATGCGACCCACGTCTACTGGACGGTGCTTGGCACCGGCGCCAACAAGGGGGAGATCCGGCGCCTGCCCTTGGCCGGTGGGACGGCGGAGGTGCTCGCGGTGACGCAGGCTGGACCTCGGGGCATCGCCGTGGATGCGACGCATGTGTACTGGACCAACTCCGACGACGGCACGGTGCGACGCATCGCCAAGGACGGAAGCGACAACCAGGTTCCCGCGACGCTCTCGTCGGGTGGTATCGAGCCCCTGGGCATCGCCGTAGACGCGACGGCCGTGTACTGGGCCGACGACAAGGCTCACGTGCTGCGCAGGTTGACCAAGTAG
- a CDS encoding PEGA domain-containing protein: MTARAGEPEPPAAAPNGSAPTTPTEPALPSEAEALKARGDAAMSKLSYERALSYYEQAYTLAPTPALNYNRGRALQALARYPEALEQFETFKKLAPPELRARVPKLDELIEEVRSRVSTVKLTCNVAGARVVVAGRVLGTTPLGDLRVNAGRAQLEVSRDGYLPFSKAVTLNGNQVHRVDVKLLAKHTSGVLEVSSPVAGAKVFVDGKPVGVAPAQVMVPVGEHEVVLRRDGYDEARTRAVVRAGETARLNVALDEPPGITSRWWFWTGVGVVVAGGAALTVALLTERSADEGDIAPGQVSGPLLRF; the protein is encoded by the coding sequence ATGACCGCCCGCGCTGGGGAACCCGAACCCCCAGCGGCTGCGCCCAACGGGTCCGCGCCCACCACGCCCACCGAGCCCGCGCTGCCCTCGGAGGCGGAGGCGCTCAAGGCGCGGGGGGACGCGGCGATGAGCAAGCTCAGCTACGAGCGCGCGCTCAGCTACTACGAGCAGGCCTACACGCTGGCTCCAACTCCGGCGCTCAACTACAACCGCGGCCGCGCGCTGCAAGCCTTGGCACGCTATCCCGAAGCTCTGGAGCAGTTCGAGACCTTCAAGAAGCTGGCGCCGCCGGAACTTCGTGCTCGTGTCCCCAAGTTGGACGAGCTCATCGAGGAGGTCAGATCACGCGTCAGCACCGTGAAGCTGACCTGCAACGTGGCAGGCGCACGCGTCGTCGTGGCAGGTCGTGTGCTGGGGACGACGCCGCTGGGAGATTTGCGTGTCAACGCCGGCCGCGCTCAGCTGGAGGTGAGTCGAGATGGCTATCTGCCGTTCTCGAAGGCAGTGACGCTGAACGGCAATCAAGTCCACCGAGTCGACGTCAAGCTGCTCGCCAAGCACACTTCGGGGGTTCTGGAGGTCTCTTCTCCCGTTGCCGGGGCCAAGGTGTTCGTGGACGGCAAGCCAGTCGGCGTTGCTCCCGCGCAAGTGATGGTCCCTGTGGGCGAACACGAAGTCGTGTTGCGAAGAGATGGCTACGACGAAGCACGCACGCGCGCGGTGGTGCGCGCCGGGGAGACGGCGCGCTTGAACGTGGCCCTCGACGAGCCGCCGGGGATCACGTCGCGTTGGTGGTTCTGGACGGGCGTTGGCGTCGTGGTCGCTGGTGGCGCGGCCCTGACGGTGGCGCTACTCACCGAGCGATCGGCTGACGAAGGGGACATCGCACCGGGCCAGGTGTCGGGCCCCCTGCTGAGGTTTTGA